A stretch of Roseovarius sp. M141 DNA encodes these proteins:
- a CDS encoding ligase-associated DNA damage response exonuclease, translated as MINTATLLQIRPEGLYCPAGGFYIDPVRAVEKALVTHGHADHARAGHGAVMATAQTLDIMAIRYGEDFAASCQVANEPQQVGDVRVSFHPAGHVLGSAQIALTHKMVGTAVITGDYSRSPNPACTPFEPVPCDILVTEATFALPVFRHPDAGAEIVRLLASVAAFPDRAHLIGAYALGKAQRIIMLLRVAGWDGPIYIHGALQRLCDYHISQGIPLGDLRPATIARGQKGDFAGQIILAPPSAFAATWAQRFPDPVICFASGWMQVRARARQRGVELPLIISDHVDWPDLTRTITELDPAETWVTHGREDALIRWCEMEGRVARPLRLLGYEEEQD; from the coding sequence ATGATTAATACCGCGACGCTTTTGCAGATCCGTCCTGAAGGTCTTTATTGCCCTGCCGGGGGATTTTATATTGATCCGGTCAGAGCCGTCGAAAAGGCGCTGGTCACCCACGGTCACGCGGACCACGCACGGGCCGGGCATGGGGCGGTAATGGCGACGGCACAAACTTTGGACATCATGGCGATCCGCTATGGCGAAGATTTCGCCGCCAGCTGCCAAGTGGCCAATGAGCCGCAGCAGGTAGGGGATGTGAGGGTGTCTTTTCACCCGGCGGGCCATGTGCTCGGTTCCGCCCAAATCGCACTGACCCATAAAATGGTCGGCACGGCCGTGATCACCGGCGATTATTCCCGCAGCCCCAATCCCGCCTGCACCCCGTTTGAGCCGGTGCCCTGTGACATTCTGGTAACCGAGGCGACCTTTGCCTTGCCGGTGTTTCGCCACCCCGACGCAGGGGCAGAGATTGTCAGGCTGCTGGCCTCGGTCGCCGCATTTCCCGACCGGGCACATCTGATCGGAGCCTATGCACTTGGCAAGGCGCAGCGGATCATCATGTTGCTGCGCGTGGCGGGCTGGGACGGACCGATTTATATTCACGGCGCATTGCAACGGCTGTGTGACTATCACATCAGTCAGGGTATCCCTTTGGGCGATCTGCGGCCTGCCACGATTGCGCGCGGCCAGAAAGGGGATTTCGCCGGACAGATCATCCTCGCCCCGCCCTCCGCCTTTGCCGCAACATGGGCGCAGCGCTTTCCCGATCCGGTGATTTGCTTTGCCAGCGGCTGGATGCAGGTGCGCGCCCGCGCCCGCCAACGCGGTGTGGAACTTCCGCTGATCATTTCGGACCACGTTGACTGGCCTGATCTGACCCGCACGATCACTGAACTGGACCCGGCGGAAACATGGGTCACCCATGGCCGCGAAGACGCTCTGATCCGCTGGTGCGAGATGGAGGGACGCGTCGCCCGACCGCTTCGCCTGCTCGGATATGAAGAGGAGCAAGACTGA